A genomic segment from Gossypium hirsutum isolate 1008001.06 chromosome D04, Gossypium_hirsutum_v2.1, whole genome shotgun sequence encodes:
- the LOC107934356 gene encoding biotin carboxyl carrier protein of acetyl-CoA carboxylase 2, chloroplastic: protein MASSLSFPCPKISSFLKTNQQTQAHKGSLSLPPTSNFNSKSCLSFGSSIRVPAFSASQWPNDGKQTTVFASHTQLNEVAAEKSSNSVAVVDMKPKVALPEEDDKRSAEKAIPDAAAISEFMAQVSDLVKLVDSRDITELQLKQSDCELVIRKKEALQQPESASPIVMPQYVPQPTFQTPAPAAPVAAPAPANPAPPAAAPSLPPPAKAVGSSHPPLKCPMAGTFYRSPAPGEPPFVKVGDKVQKGQVVCIIEAMKLMNEIEADQSGTVTEILVEDGKSVSVDMPLFVIVG from the exons ATGGCTTCTTCACTCTCTTTTCCATGCCCCAAGATCTCTTCTTTTTTGAAAACAAACCAGCAAACCCAAGCTCACAAGGGTTCTTTGTCTCTTCCTCCAACTTCAAATTTCAACTCCAAATCTTGCTTGTCATTTGGATCTTCAATCCGCGTACCTGCATTTTCAGCATCTCAG TGGCCTAATGATGGGAAGCAAACTACAGTCTTCGCAAGCCATACGCAGCTTAACGAG GTTGCTGCAGAGAAATCATCAAATTCTGTAGCGGTTGTTGACATGAAACCTAAAGTTGCATTGCCTGAGGAAGATGATAAAAGATCCGCAGAGAAGGCTATTCCAGATGCTGCGGCAATTTCAGAATTCATGGCACAAGTTTCAGACCTTGTAAA ACTTGTTGATTCACGAGATATTACGGAGCTGCAACTGAAGCAATCAGATTgtgagcttgtcataagaaagaAGGAAGCTTTGCAGCAGCCGGAATCAGCATCTCCAATTGTCATGCCGCAGTACGTACCTCAACCGACGTTTCAAACCCCAGCTCCAGCAGCCCCAGTAGCAGCTCCTGCTCCTGCTAACCCAGCCCCTCCAGCAGCAGCACCTTCGTTACCTCCCCCTGCTAAAGCGGTTGGTTCTTCTCATCCGCCCCTCAAATGCCCCATGGCTGGAACCTTCTACAGGAGCCCTGCACCGGGTGAACCACCATTTGTTAAG gtgggagataaagtacAGAAAGGCCAAGTTGTGTGCATCATCGAGGCAATGAAACTAATGAACGAAATTGAA GCTGATCAATCCGGAACCGTTACGGAGATATTGGTAGAGGATGGAAAATCAGTTAGTGTAGACATG CCTCTATTTGTAATAGTGGGGTGA
- the LOC107934324 gene encoding probable mitochondrial-processing peptidase subunit beta, mitochondrial yields the protein MAIKQLLSLARRSRKPSSSLTVARSSHSAAAPPPPTAMIYDRLSHCVNSRLRKLEHPDSRFLKYGSPHPTQTSHTHILSSPETKITTLSNGLRVATESSLHCRTATVGVWIDAGSRFESEETNGTAHFLEHMIFKGTEKRSAGALEEEIENMGGHLNAYTSREQTGYYAKVMGSDVLKALDILADILQNSKFEERSISRQRDAILREMRMQEVEGQTQEAVFDHLHSTAFQYTPLGRNIHGPVDNMKKITKDHLLNYIQTHYSAPRMVIAASGAVKHEEIVDQAKKLFTNLSSDSTTATQLVAKEPASFTGSDVRIVNDYLPLAQFALAFEATAWIDPDSIALMVMQVMLGSWSKYAGGGKHMGSELAQKVSINEIAESMMAFNTNYKDTGLFGVYAVAKPDCLGDLAYAIMSAITKLVYRVSEADVIRARNQLKSSLMLHTDGTSPVAEDIGHQLLTYGRRIPYAELFARIDAVDPATIKRVANRFFYDRDMVIAAIGPVQDLPDYNWFRRRTYWNRY from the exons ATGGCGATCAAACAGCTTCTCTCTCTAGCTCGTCGGTCCCGCAAGCCTTCCTCTTCTTTAACCGTCGCTCGATCGTCCCACTCCGCCGCAGCCCCTCCTCCACCGACTGCCATGATCTACGACCGGTTATCCCATTGCGTCAACTCAAGGCTCCGAAAACTCGAACACCCCGATTCCCGTTTCCTCAAATATGGATCTCCTCACCCGACCCAAACTTCCCACACCCACATCCTATCTTCGCCGGAAACCAAAATTACAACGTTGTCCAACGGCCTCCGCGTGGCCACGGAATCGAGCTTGCATTGTCGAACAGCAACGGTTGGGGTGTGGATCGATGCAGGATCGAGGTTCGAGTCGGAGGAGACGAATGGGACGGCCCATTTCTTGGAGCATATGATATTCAAAGGGACGGAAAAGAGGTCGGCGGGGGCATTGGAAGAAGAGATTGAGAATATGGGAGGCCACTTGAATGCTTATACTTCGAGGGAACAAACCGGTTATTACGCCAAAGTTATGGGCAGTGATGTCCTTAAAGCCTTGGATATATTGGCTGATATTTTGCAGAATTCCAAGTTTGAAGAACGTAGTATTAGTAGACAAAGGGATGCGATACTAAGGGAAATGCGGATGCAGGAG GTGGAGGGTCAAACACAGGAAGCTGTTTTTGACCACTTGCATTCAACTGCTTTCCAATACACTCCTCTTGGTAGAAATATTCATGGACCTGTTGATAATATGAAGAAGATCACCAAAGACCATCTGCTCAACTATATTCAGACACACTACTCAGCTCCTCGAATG GTCATTGCTGCATCTGGAGCTGTTAAGCATGAAGAAATTGTTGACCAAGCAAAGAAGTTGTTTACCAATTTATCATCAGATTCAACCACTGCTACTCAGCTAGTTGCGAAAGAACCGGCCAGTTTTACTGGTTCAGAT GTTAGAATTGTCAACGACTATCTTCCTCTAGCGCAATTCGCGCTTGCTTTTGAGGCAACAGCATGGATAGATCCGGATTCCATTGCGCTAATGGTAATGCAGGTGATGCTGGGGTCATGGAGCAAATATGCTGGGGGTGGAAAGCACATGGG CTCCGAGCTGGCACAAAAAGTTAGCATTAATGAAATTGCAGAAAGCATGATGGCTTTCAATACCAACTATAAAGATACTGGTCTTTTTGGTGTATACGCTGTTGCCAAG CCCGATTGTTTGGGGGATTTAGCTTATGCTATTATGTCTGCAATAACCAAGTTAGTTTATCGAGTTTCAGAAGCTGATGTGATTCGTGCTCGTAATCAG TTAAAGTCATCCTTGATGCTTCATACAGATGGAACTAGTCCCGTAGCCGAAGATATCGGACACCAG CTACTTACATACGGCCGGAGAATCCCGTATGCCGAATTATTTGCTAGGATTGATGCTGTTGATCCAGCCACCATTAAACGAGTTGCAAACCGATTTTTCTATGATAGG GATATGGTGATTGCTGCGATTGGCCCAGTCCAAGATTTGCCAGACTACAACTGGTTTAGACGCCGCACCTACTGGAACCGATATTAG
- the LOC107934325 gene encoding protein TPX2, giving the protein MEVAKHSKQGTPVKDPGGNSGSKTRKFSKLSENSNPNISATSSPLTKSSKSQKYSSKDPVVYSPRNKLRERKFVVAKKKLKKERSNDSNPNVGIDCKCKEKSSGNSKKCLCVAYENLRASQEDFFKNKAETEVEVEVEVEAMNSVPEAGKVMNLVKAFERLLTTPNSKESEDRSDDKEQKEETDNNKKKKPLKWPSEFVLTAENLGLDRRFSASSSSSDSSSQGSVSSRASNGGRRSQRNSSECLGTTGGRRGEKQDKPTSQKPFKLRTEQRGKMKEGEFMKKIQEMMVEEEKQRIPIAQGLPWTTDEPEVLIKPHVKENTRPVDPRLRSEIRASERSEFDLQVAEKMILIEHYKMERERRDKMAEEEEIQKLRKELVPKAQPMPVFDRPFLPTRSSKNPTMAREPKFHMPRHKKTKFCI; this is encoded by the exons atgGAGGTTGCTAAGCATTCAAAACAGGGTACTCCCGTGAAAGACCCAGGAGGGAATTCTGGATCAAAAACTCGAAAGTTTTCGAAACTTTCCGAGAATTCAAATCCAAACATCTCTGCTACAAGTTCTCCATTAACAAAATCTTCAAAATCCCAGAAATATTCTTCCAAGGATCCGGTAGTTTACTCACCAAGAAACAAACTTAGGGAAAGAAAGTTTGTGGTGGCTAAGAAGAAGTTAAAGAAAGAAAGGTCTAATGATTCAAATCCAAATGTTGGGATTGATTGCAAATGTAAAGAGAAGTCTAGTGGGAATTCAAAGAAATGCCTGTGTGTCGCTTACGAGAATCTGAGAGCATCTCAAGAGGATTTTTTCAAGAACAAAGCTGAAACTGAAGTTGAAGTTGAAGTTGAAGTTGAAGCAATGAACAGTGTGCCTGAAGCTGGGAAAGTTATGAATTTGGTTAAGGCCTTTGAGAGGCTTCTTACGACACCAAATTCGAAGGAATCAGAGGATAGGAGTGATGACAAGGAACAAAAAGAAGAGACTGATAATAACAAGAAGAAGAAGCCATTGAAATGGCCATCAGAATTTGTTTTGACCGCTGAGAACCTTGGTCTGGATCGGCGTTTCTCagcgtcttcttcttcttcggatAGCAGCAGCCAAGGAAG TGTTTCAAGCAGGGCTTCTAATGGAGGTCGAAGAAGCCAAAGAAAT AGCTCTGAGTGTCTCGGGACAACTGGTGGGAGGAGAGGGGAAAAGCAGGACAAGCCAACTTCCCAGAAACCATTCAAGCTAAGAACTGAG CAAAGAGGGAAAATGAAGGAAGGCGAATTCATGAAGAAGATCCAAGAAATGATGGTGGAAGAAGAGAAACAAAGGATCCCAATTGCTCAAGGCCTCCCATGGACAACAGATGAACCTGAG GTGTTGATAAAACCTCATGTCAAAGAGAATACAAGACCAGTAGACCCGAGACTCCGCTCTGAAATTCGAGCGTCGGAGCGTTCAGAGTTCGATCTTCAAGTAGCTGAGAAGATGATTCTAATAGAACACTATAAAATGGAAAGGGAGAGGCGGGACAAG ATGGCAGAAGAAGAAGAGATACAGAAGTTGAGAAAAGAGCTCGTTCCAAAAGCACAGCCTATGCCTGTCTTTGACAGACCTTTCCTTCCTACAAG GTCCTCAAAGAATCCAACAATGGCAAGGGAGCCAAAGTTCCATATGCCACGACATAAGAAGACAAAGTTCTGTATATAA
- the LOC107934348 gene encoding uncharacterized protein yields the protein MIHKRPYTDDSQEVACKHMRQCEDTVHFASFVDVHPNYAFQNHQISEGKWEDIYTGCQDEGRFAEDQCNNVHSGTNKDYESGASACVPHFWWVNGNGMDADAEANVAVHLPLFPEYFASGNQVQAFLHSDEIYSSLLSPKKVSVGPEYQADIPEWSQQDMNSSLDYLDTSDPQVALRSSCAGLMVDDDYGKKMMGTCVIPMPNSEATLMFCFEDARHGIDCDCLDRGSIRCIGQHVTEAREKLRGNLGLEIFRELGFCDMGEEVAKGWTEGEELAFDNVVLSNPFSLGKNFWDHLTVVLPSRTKKEAISYYFNVFMLRKRAEQNRIYPLHIDSDDDEWQAAECGIPAGDDDSVVESPTGHETAAHYENNDEEDCHEDIENDYDNEHGVDSSENAADDFCKDITEEEDEGDIDEISRHHVERFIDNYSCSDFQLVRRVKGNNEDDYNDLQDDSCTSYEYQGEQVDSHGLPETAMDANQPSLE from the exons ATGATTCATAAACGTCCTTACACCGATGACTCTCAAGAGGTAGCCTGTAAGCATATGAGGCAATGTGAAGATACTGTCCACTTTGCTTCCTTTGTTGATGTTCATCCCAACTACGCTTTtcaaaaccatcaaatttctg AAGGTAAATGGGAGGACATTTACACTGGGTGCCAAGATGAAGGTAGGTTTGCTGAAGATCAATGCAACAATGTTCATAGTGGCACCAATAAGGACTACGAAAGTGGTGCTTCTGCTTGTGTTCCTCATTTTTGGTGGGTAAATGGCAATGGCATGGATGCAGACGCAGAGGCAAATGTGGCTGTTCATCTTCCACTGTTTCCAGAGTATTTTGCATCTGGGAACCAAGTCCAGGCTTTTCTTCATTCTGATGAAATCTATTCATCTCTTCTTTCTCCTAAAAAAGTTTCTGTTGGACCAGAGTATCAAGCAGATATTCCTGAATGGAGCCAACAGGATATGAATAGCTCCTTAGATTATCTTGATACATCAGATCCTCAAGTTGCCCTTAGATCATCATGTGCAGGCCTCATGGTTGATGATGAttatgggaagaagatgatggGTACTTGTGTCATTCCAATGCCTAATTCTGAAGCAACTTTAATGTTTTGCTTTGAAGATGCGAGACATGGAATTGATTGTGACTGCCTTGATCGTGGTTCTATCAGATGCATTGGACAACATGTGACAGAAGCAAGAGAGAAACTAAGGGGGAATCTTGGGTTGGAAATATTCAGGGAGTTGGGTTTCTGTGATATGGGGGAGGAAGTTGCAAAAGGATGGACAGAAGGGGAAGAGCTAGCATTTGATAATGTTGTCCTTTCTAACCCCTTCTCATTGGGCAAGAATTTTTGGGATCATCTCACTGTGGTTCTCCCTTCCCGTACTAAGAAGGAAGCCATTAGTTATTATTTCAATGTCTTTATGCTCAGAAAACGTGCCGAGCAGAACCGAATTTACCCTTTACATATTGATAGTGATGATGATGAGTGGCAGGCAGCTGAGTGTGGAATTCCAGCGGGGGATGACGACTCTGTCGTGGAATCTCCAACTGGTCATGAAACTGCTGCACATTATGAAAACAACGATGAAGAAGATTGCCATGAGGACATTGAGAATGATTATGACAACGAGCATGGGGTTGATTCTTCTGAAAATGCTGCTGATGATTTTTGTAAAGATATCACTGAGGAAGAAGATGAGGGAGATATAGATGAAATTTCAAGACACCATGTGGAAAGGTTCATTGATAATTACAGCTGCAGTGATTTTCAGCTTGTGCGTAGGGTTAAGGGGAATAATGAGGATGATTATAATGATCTCCAGGATGACTCGTGCACATCATACGAGTATCAGGGGGAGCAGGTTGATTCCCATGGTCTGCCTGAGACGGCGATGGATGCAAATCAACCCAGTCTAGAGTGA
- the LOC107934330 gene encoding uncharacterized protein yields MEKKCGKRKAKEKMGFQGYGLRDNPKKSWKSLGLNGDDDNAATSSTLEFQCKACGRQFESMKALFGHMRHHSARERKEVNCQECGRKFKSLKALTAHMRLHPLKSVTVKRKRSKRSRYNSAPNSSLSSLNESSGLVEIDQDVEDAALCLIMMSRGVKNWTEFNCFWESCDNNDFEIKSFHQNKEILQTSFGYGDELDSYASGSMNVFHEKNISECKELDSGILSAKEKNAESGFELYDTEIKGTLSGEIMNLKSIEAEPRQDLMEGLDLTGLGSTKFSSSKDAMFDACDSGPADDASNKLISIPLNSEVFDDSLRKNKYRCRICNKTFKSHQALGGHQTIHRKSNTYAEPVEDHEKTTHISSSPEIEAGCKLVKVEYVEHSVDQEMNEVTSSETRVYKVHKCLICLKVFGSGQALGGHKRSHISRDPGTGDKQPAKQLDLSNISDVIDLNLPVMHNEEANGDTRLKLCRLGTDCKNEALLSLVAN; encoded by the coding sequence ATGGAAAAGAAGTGTGGCAAAAGAAAGGCAAAGGAGAAGATGGGTTTTCAAGGTTATGGTTTGAGGGATAACCCTAAGAAATCTTGGAAATCTTTGGGCCTTAATGGTGACGACGACAATGCTGCTACCAGCTCAACCCTTGAGTTTCAGTGCAAAGCTTGTGGCAGACAATTTGAGTCAATGAAAGCTTTGTTCGGTCACATGAGGCATCATTCTGCAAGAGAAAGGAAAGAAGTTAACTGTCAAGAATGTGGCAGAAAGTTTAAGTCCTTGAAGGCTCTCACTGCTCACATGAGATTGCACCCTTTGAAGAGCGTAACAGTGAAGAGAAAGAGATCGAAAAGATCGAGGTATAATAGTGCTCCGAATTCTTCACTttctagcttgaatgaatcttcTGGTTTAGTTGAAATTGATCAAGATGTTGAGGATGCTGCCTTGTGCTTGATAATGATGTCTAGGGGTGTAAAGAATTGGACTGAGTTCAATTGTTTTTGGGAGTCTTGTGATAATAATGATTTTGAGATCAAATCTTTTCATCAAAATAAAGAGATTTTGCAGACTAGTTTTGGTTATGGGGATGAGCTTGATTCTTATGCTTCTGGTTCTATGAATGTTTTCCATGAGAAGAACATAAGTGAATGTAAAGAATTGGATTCTGGGATTTTGTCTGCAAAGGAAAAGAATGCTGAATCTGGATTTGAATTGTATGACACTGAGATTAAGGGAACACTTTCTGGTGAAATAATGAACTTGAAGTCTATTGAAGCGGAACCAAGGCAGGATTTGATGGAAGGACTGGATTTAACTGGTTTAGGATCCACAAAATTTAGTTCTAGCAAAGATGCCATGTTCGATGCTTGCGATTCGGGACCAGCTGATGATGCTTCCAACAAGCTGATAAGTATTCCATTGAATtctgaagtatttgatgattCCCTGAGAAAGAACAAATACAGATGCAGGATCTGCAACAAGACCTTCAAATCTCACCAGGCCCTTGGAGGTCATCAAACAATCCACAGAAAGAGTAATACCTATGCCGAGCCGGTCGAGGATCACGAGAAAACTACCCACATTAGCAGTTCTCCTGAAATTGAGGCTGGATGCAAGCTTGTGAAGGTTGAGTATGTTGAGCATTCAGTGGACCAGGAAATGAATGAGGTGACTAGTTCTGAAACAAGGGTGTACAAGGTGCACAAGTGCCTAATCTGCTTAAAGGTTTTCGGATCAGGTCAGGCTTTGGGTGGTCACAAGAGGTCTCACATCTCGAGAGACCCCGGAACTGGTGACAAACAGCCTGCAAAGCAGCTAGACCTTTCTAACATCTCTGATGTTATTGATCTTAACCTCCCAGTTATGCACAATGAAGAGGCTAATGGTGACACCAGACTCAAGTTGTGCCGGCTTGGAACTGACTGCAAGAATGAGGCTCTACTGAGCCTAGTTGCTAACTGA